Proteins encoded in a region of the Nitrospirota bacterium genome:
- a CDS encoding hemerythrin domain-containing protein codes for MSERETIRGFFEQDHDRLDELFKTFQQLKRSDFTKAEQAFKEFKVGLQRHIVWEEDLLFPLWEKKTGMSDSGPTPAMRNEHRQIGQQLEAIHRKVETQNVDSDQEEQGLLNLLGSHNRKEERALYPAIDQVASAEEREGVFLNLTNIPEERYKLCCGEH; via the coding sequence ATGAGTGAAAGGGAAACAATCAGGGGGTTTTTTGAGCAGGATCATGACCGGTTGGACGAGTTGTTCAAGACCTTTCAGCAACTGAAGCGGTCTGACTTTACGAAGGCTGAGCAAGCGTTCAAAGAATTTAAGGTCGGCTTGCAGCGCCATATCGTGTGGGAAGAGGATCTGCTCTTTCCTCTCTGGGAAAAGAAAACCGGCATGTCCGATAGCGGGCCGACGCCCGCTATGCGGAACGAGCATCGCCAGATCGGGCAACAGCTTGAAGCCATTCACCGCAAGGTGGAAACCCAGAATGTGGATAGCGATCAAGAAGAGCAGGGTCTGTTGAACCTGCTCGGCTCCCATAATAGGAAGGAAGAGCGTGCGCTCTATCCCGCCATCGATCAGGTTGCCAGTGCGGAAGAGCGAGAAGGAGTGTTCCTCAACTTGACCAATATCCCAGAAGAGCGTTACAAACTCTGTTGTGGAGAGCACTGA
- a CDS encoding amidohydrolase, with amino-acid sequence MPLIPEPLQHRLIQLRRVLHEYPELSGQEANTAAVICKFLDGLDIKYRANVGGYGVIADIPGCAGVPHVVLRADTDALPIQEDTGLEFASVHAGVMHACGHDGHTTMLLGAAALLSEEKDLPAPVRLIFQPAEEKGTGALAMIEAGALEGAGMIFGGHLDRHYHPGTIVVAEGPVNASSDNFTIEIIGQGAHGARPHESIDAVVVGSLMIMALQTIVSREVDPARPSVVSVGQFHAGTAPNVIAGQARLEGTVRAQDPAVRQQLLASVRRIAESIAQLHGAKIQITVNEGTPPLINMPEMAGLARRAAVAAVGEANVLPLKTANMGAEDFSYYMERIPGAYVRFGSQVPGKEGFPAHSNKFDFDEGALAVGAAYYQAIAKIAGQRLSEQTSRS; translated from the coding sequence ATGCCGTTAATTCCTGAGCCGCTACAACACCGTCTCATTCAGCTTCGCCGCGTGCTCCACGAGTATCCGGAACTGAGTGGGCAGGAAGCGAACACCGCCGCCGTGATCTGCAAGTTCCTCGATGGGCTGGACATCAAGTATCGGGCTAATGTCGGGGGCTACGGAGTCATTGCTGATATTCCGGGATGCGCCGGTGTTCCCCACGTCGTCTTGCGCGCTGATACCGACGCGCTGCCGATTCAAGAAGACACAGGCTTGGAATTCGCATCGGTCCATGCCGGCGTTATGCATGCCTGCGGTCATGATGGACACACCACGATGTTGTTGGGTGCCGCGGCGCTCCTGTCCGAGGAGAAAGACCTGCCAGCTCCTGTTCGATTGATTTTTCAGCCGGCAGAGGAAAAAGGGACCGGGGCGTTAGCCATGATTGAGGCAGGAGCGCTGGAGGGAGCCGGGATGATTTTCGGCGGCCATCTCGACCGCCACTATCACCCGGGGACCATCGTCGTGGCCGAGGGTCCGGTCAATGCGTCGTCGGATAATTTTACGATTGAGATTATCGGACAGGGCGCACATGGAGCCCGCCCCCATGAAAGTATCGACGCCGTCGTGGTCGGAAGTCTCATGATCATGGCGCTGCAAACGATCGTCTCGCGCGAAGTCGATCCGGCCCGCCCGTCGGTCGTCTCCGTGGGTCAGTTCCATGCTGGGACTGCGCCGAATGTCATTGCAGGACAGGCCAGGCTGGAAGGGACGGTTCGTGCTCAGGATCCTGCTGTCCGGCAGCAACTCCTCGCCTCTGTCCGCCGCATTGCCGAATCGATCGCCCAACTACACGGCGCCAAAATCCAGATCACTGTGAACGAAGGTACGCCGCCACTGATCAATATGCCGGAGATGGCAGGTCTGGCACGCCGTGCAGCCGTCGCGGCGGTGGGGGAGGCTAATGTATTGCCGCTCAAGACGGCTAACATGGGGGCGGAGGATTTCAGCTACTACATGGAACGCATTCCGGGCGCCTATGTCCGGTTCGGGAGTCAGGTTCCGGGCAAGGAAGGATTTCCGGCGCACTCCAACAAATTTGATTTCGACGAAGGAGCTTTGGCCGTAGGCGCAGCCTATTACCAGGCGATTGCCAAGATAGCCGGCCAGCGACTCAGTGAGCAAACGAGCCGTTCCTGA
- a CDS encoding GNAT family N-acetyltransferase, protein MIRIREAREEDVGQIREVFLAVYGADYPHHEVYDELWLKRSVFTDDALILVAEETDTGRVIGTASVLFDFGAHSDLVGEFGRLAVHPDYRRLQVGKLLMDKRLEAIHNRLHVGLVVARTVHPYAQQISLAQGFIPTGFLPLKHFFRHRESFALLARYFGDALALRRNNPRIIPEAYALANLVMSQPPLTPDFIVDEDSASYPTEGDYTIEQLQAEGYPALLRIERGRVRNREIFGPMRLDYGFFKLHARQTTYFLARSGGNIVGAVGYTMDPVEHTVRVFELIALADNVVRFLLSELERKCREEMGSEYVEIDVSAYAPRMQRTLLELNFLPVAYVPAMVFDQVERLDIIKMVRLNKLQDLGPLALTEQVKAVADVVMRGFSSCVIAPRMAQAIKEIPLFLGMNSEQATKLAGVCTVREVRAGERLFAQHDPADRLYILLQGQVAINCGTPPITIGTVHMGESCGEVSLLSARPHSATATAECHLEVAELLKLDLADLIRRRPDIGVIIYRNLAEGLGDKLLRSSQVLRGQGLAETEVFHLASEAVPGGE, encoded by the coding sequence ATGATCCGGATCAGAGAAGCCCGCGAAGAAGATGTCGGCCAGATCCGCGAGGTCTTTCTTGCTGTCTACGGGGCCGACTATCCCCATCATGAGGTCTACGACGAACTCTGGTTGAAGCGTTCGGTTTTCACCGACGATGCGCTGATTCTCGTCGCAGAAGAGACCGACACAGGCCGGGTGATCGGCACAGCCTCTGTGCTGTTTGACTTCGGGGCCCATTCCGATCTCGTCGGAGAATTCGGCCGCCTCGCTGTCCATCCGGACTATCGCCGGTTGCAAGTTGGCAAGCTGCTCATGGACAAGCGGCTCGAAGCCATTCACAACCGCTTGCACGTCGGCCTGGTTGTCGCGCGCACCGTGCATCCCTATGCCCAGCAGATCAGTCTCGCCCAAGGGTTCATTCCCACCGGCTTTCTGCCGCTGAAACATTTTTTCCGCCACCGCGAGAGCTTTGCGTTGCTGGCCCGGTATTTCGGGGACGCACTGGCCCTGCGCCGCAACAATCCCAGGATCATTCCTGAGGCCTATGCCTTAGCCAATCTCGTGATGAGCCAGCCGCCGCTTACGCCGGACTTTATCGTCGACGAGGATTCCGCGTCGTACCCCACCGAGGGGGACTACACCATTGAACAGCTGCAGGCCGAAGGCTATCCGGCCCTGCTTCGCATCGAACGGGGACGGGTACGCAACCGGGAAATCTTCGGTCCCATGCGGCTGGATTATGGATTCTTCAAACTCCATGCGCGGCAAACCACTTACTTTCTGGCCCGGTCAGGCGGCAACATCGTCGGGGCTGTCGGTTACACGATGGATCCGGTCGAGCACACCGTCCGCGTGTTCGAGTTGATCGCCCTGGCCGACAACGTTGTGCGGTTTCTCCTCTCCGAACTGGAACGGAAGTGTCGGGAGGAAATGGGAAGTGAATACGTCGAGATCGACGTCAGCGCCTATGCGCCCCGAATGCAGCGTACCCTATTGGAGCTGAACTTTCTTCCGGTCGCTTATGTGCCGGCCATGGTCTTCGATCAAGTGGAGCGGTTGGACATCATCAAGATGGTGCGGCTGAACAAACTGCAAGATCTAGGGCCGCTCGCGCTGACGGAACAGGTGAAGGCCGTCGCCGACGTCGTGATGCGGGGATTTTCCAGCTGCGTCATTGCGCCGCGAATGGCGCAAGCGATTAAGGAGATCCCGTTATTTCTGGGGATGAACAGCGAGCAGGCCACCAAACTTGCCGGGGTCTGTACAGTACGAGAGGTGCGGGCAGGCGAGCGCCTCTTCGCGCAGCACGATCCCGCAGATCGTCTTTACATCCTATTACAGGGGCAGGTGGCCATCAATTGCGGAACCCCTCCTATCACCATCGGTACCGTTCACATGGGGGAATCGTGTGGCGAAGTCTCACTCCTCTCAGCCAGGCCCCATTCCGCCACAGCCACGGCCGAATGTCACCTGGAGGTGGCCGAGCTGCTCAAACTTGATCTGGCGGATCTCATCCGTCGACGTCCGGACATCGGCGTCATCATCTACCGTAACCTGGCTGAGGGCCTGGGCGATAAGCTCCTACGATCGAGCCAGGTACTGCGAGGCCAAGGGCTGGCTGAGACGGAAGTGTTCCATCTGGCATCGGAAGCTGTCCCAGGAGGGGAATAG
- a CDS encoding cytochrome-b5 reductase — protein sequence MESVTRIKTKEPTSYQLTAITQDTHDTKTFCFGLPAAATLDMMPGDYLYVHATINGKSVKRPYTPSSMPGATGYFDLTVKRYEAGSISKYLHEQKVGNSVLMSGPNQGGHWVDGMAKKVGFVAGGTGITPMISIIRWILAQHQGAELFLVFANKTEADIIFRQEWDRNVREHGNFHCYHVLEQPPMGWSQGVGRITDDVLGKHLPPPDSETVIFLCGPPPMVDHLEASLKGLGYPEQAIILP from the coding sequence ATGGAGTCAGTGACGCGCATCAAGACCAAGGAGCCGACCTCCTATCAGCTCACGGCCATCACTCAGGACACCCACGACACCAAAACATTCTGCTTTGGCCTGCCTGCTGCTGCGACGTTAGATATGATGCCAGGCGATTATCTGTATGTCCACGCCACCATCAACGGGAAATCGGTGAAGCGGCCTTACACGCCGTCGTCAATGCCTGGGGCCACGGGCTACTTCGACTTGACCGTGAAGCGCTATGAAGCCGGCTCGATTTCGAAGTATCTCCATGAGCAGAAGGTCGGGAACTCCGTGTTGATGAGCGGACCGAACCAGGGAGGCCATTGGGTCGATGGCATGGCGAAGAAGGTGGGGTTCGTGGCAGGCGGTACCGGGATCACGCCGATGATCTCGATCATTCGCTGGATTCTCGCGCAACACCAGGGTGCTGAGTTGTTCCTGGTTTTCGCCAACAAGACCGAAGCAGACATTATTTTCCGTCAGGAGTGGGATCGGAATGTGCGAGAACATGGCAATTTCCACTGCTACCACGTTCTCGAACAGCCACCCATGGGTTGGTCGCAAGGTGTTGGGCGGATCACTGACGACGTCCTAGGCAAGCATCTTCCTCCTCCCGATTCCGAGACGGTGATCTTTCTCTGCGGCCCACCTCCGATGGTCGATCATCTGGAAGCCTCCCTCAAAGGGCTAGGCTATCCAGAGCAGGCCATCATCTTGCCGTAA
- a CDS encoding methionyl-tRNA formyltransferase gives MRLLVLSHIADWDFGPQAKAYGHEIVAWVRTTWERGEGYSHGSQTVRTIARTIFALPKPVRAIQPKFDTWTWLEKEKIKRMPCPNINAPQFVEYVKSLNIDLIVVCVFPQILKTAILRTPRFGVINCHPSLLPRYAGPQPEFWMLKNGEPVAGVTVHIMTEGIDAGDIIAQHELIVGETENIGQLSQRQHHAAATLLANVVNAIAQGTVDRKPQNIADRTYFGKKKAADTMADWNGSARQIFNLLRALQPYEPLTASLNGRTIKIYEAYPQEGAALGGMPGQIMAKKSGRLLVQTGKGCLEIQSYEIVPFHGWVNRTLQKVLMPSVGYRFDLALPTTTQTPKPIS, from the coding sequence ATGCGGCTCTTAGTCCTCTCGCATATTGCCGACTGGGACTTTGGACCACAGGCGAAAGCGTATGGGCATGAGATTGTCGCCTGGGTGCGCACCACGTGGGAACGGGGCGAGGGGTATAGCCACGGTTCTCAGACAGTCAGGACCATCGCCAGAACGATCTTCGCCCTACCCAAACCCGTCCGGGCAATTCAACCGAAGTTCGATACGTGGACATGGCTTGAAAAAGAGAAGATCAAGCGCATGCCCTGTCCCAACATCAATGCGCCACAGTTTGTCGAATATGTGAAGAGTTTAAACATCGATCTGATCGTGGTCTGTGTATTCCCCCAGATATTGAAGACGGCCATTCTCCGCACTCCTCGATTCGGCGTCATCAATTGCCACCCTTCACTCCTTCCTCGTTATGCAGGGCCACAGCCCGAATTTTGGATGCTCAAGAATGGGGAGCCAGTTGCAGGAGTGACCGTTCATATCATGACGGAAGGGATCGATGCGGGGGATATTATCGCCCAACACGAGCTGATTGTCGGGGAGACCGAGAACATTGGGCAATTGTCGCAGCGGCAGCATCACGCAGCAGCAACCCTGCTGGCAAACGTGGTCAATGCCATCGCGCAGGGAACCGTCGATCGCAAGCCCCAAAATATCGCAGACCGCACCTATTTTGGAAAGAAGAAAGCGGCCGATACCATGGCCGATTGGAACGGGTCTGCCAGGCAGATCTTCAACCTATTGCGTGCGCTGCAACCTTACGAACCTCTGACTGCCTCTCTCAACGGTAGAACGATCAAGATTTACGAGGCGTACCCTCAAGAGGGAGCTGCGTTAGGGGGAATGCCCGGACAAATCATGGCTAAGAAATCAGGGAGACTCCTCGTACAGACCGGCAAGGGCTGTCTAGAAATACAGTCCTATGAAATCGTTCCCTTTCACGGGTGGGTCAATCGTACCTTACAAAAGGTCCTGATGCCGTCTGTCGGCTACCGTTTTGACCTTGCTCTGCCAACAACGACCCAAACACCTAAGCCAATCTCATGA
- a CDS encoding HEAT repeat domain-containing protein — protein sequence MEQLQKKEERTNPDGSELVTDELTDQVAADFTGEQAGRVEPVTATTELVLLEEEKVKDEIEIQIDLLKDPDWVVRREAAITLGEMGDERCVEPLCHALRDGDWQVREVAIEGLGQIGSPAVELLIRLLRDWDVRKYAIAALGKIRDERVLDPLMLQLRNDEFKDDALNALVELGQPAVSRLIKALKDKDENIRKQAVLALGRIKEAEAIEPLIEMLGDGDWFTRLTAAAALEAIGDERGREAIKPLMKDPDMVVRMRVERILAKWKKQSATA from the coding sequence ATGGAACAACTCCAAAAAAAAGAAGAGCGGACGAATCCTGATGGTTCAGAGTTGGTGACCGATGAGTTGACTGACCAGGTGGCGGCCGATTTTACCGGAGAGCAGGCGGGACGAGTTGAACCGGTAACAGCGACGACCGAGCTGGTTCTTCTTGAAGAAGAGAAGGTCAAGGATGAGATCGAGATCCAAATCGATCTGCTCAAGGATCCCGACTGGGTGGTCCGGCGCGAGGCCGCCATCACGCTCGGAGAGATGGGCGATGAACGTTGTGTGGAACCCCTGTGCCATGCCTTGCGAGACGGCGACTGGCAAGTTCGTGAAGTTGCAATCGAAGGGTTGGGACAGATCGGTTCTCCCGCCGTCGAACTGTTGATCAGGCTGCTCCGGGATTGGGACGTTCGCAAGTACGCCATTGCCGCGCTAGGGAAGATCCGTGACGAACGTGTTCTCGACCCCCTCATGCTTCAACTGCGCAACGACGAGTTCAAAGACGATGCGCTCAACGCGTTGGTCGAGCTGGGTCAACCGGCGGTATCGCGATTGATCAAGGCGCTGAAAGACAAAGACGAGAACATTCGGAAGCAGGCGGTGCTGGCTTTGGGCCGGATCAAGGAGGCTGAAGCGATCGAGCCTCTCATCGAGATGCTCGGCGATGGTGATTGGTTTACCAGGTTGACGGCCGCTGCCGCGCTCGAGGCCATCGGCGATGAGCGGGGTCGCGAGGCCATCAAACCGTTGATGAAGGATCCGGATATGGTGGTGCGGATGCGGGTAGAGAGGATCTTGGCGAAGTGGAAGAAACAGTCCGCAACCGCGTAG
- a CDS encoding HEAT repeat domain-containing protein, which translates to MVDRRPEFFQKSRRCAITVQLQMLLLLTMTIVMGQPLVDAGTPTTSTGPALEREARDAFDHAEYNQVLKFWQSLPPETAASKPLVLLAFQSSLKLGRPEEALTFYQRLVPTGRPDDLALLRPLALSFLTSHVRDQQEYVRVEAYTMLAELGLAETRAVLEDGLFDSSVLVRARAADAIGKAGLAGKSGPLRRALSDAMPAVRIAAMNALSEANVTDIIPYLIEVARTDDGPESVFASAALYRLGKQDMLTDITGAATLPDPDVRMAALGILGRLKRASSLSVLSQAVYDPEPSVRAFAAGALGDFGQAGGVGPLTHAMGDENARVRAVAATSLGRLGIRENHPLLRALTRDASLQVRASAVEGLLRLGDVSAVELAADLAKHPDPSIRAAAAHTLSATSDKQAVAILQTLLQDQQPQPRLAAVKALGKSGAPVTPLLKQGLQDSDVAIRLAAAGSLLQQLRRPTTAPKAR; encoded by the coding sequence ATGGTAGACCGCCGACCAGAATTCTTCCAGAAAAGCCGTCGCTGTGCCATCACCGTGCAGCTCCAGATGCTCCTGCTGCTCACCATGACGATTGTCATGGGCCAGCCCCTTGTTGACGCAGGCACGCCAACAACGTCGACCGGCCCAGCCCTCGAACGTGAGGCCAGAGATGCGTTCGACCACGCCGAATACAACCAGGTACTTAAGTTCTGGCAATCGCTTCCACCAGAGACCGCCGCATCGAAACCGCTTGTTCTCCTCGCCTTCCAGAGCTCTCTCAAGCTTGGACGGCCAGAGGAAGCCCTCACGTTCTATCAACGGCTCGTTCCGACAGGTCGACCGGACGATCTGGCGCTCCTCCGGCCCTTGGCACTCAGTTTCCTGACCAGCCATGTCCGCGACCAACAGGAGTACGTGAGGGTCGAGGCTTATACTATGCTGGCCGAATTAGGCCTTGCTGAAACACGAGCGGTACTGGAAGATGGGCTATTCGATAGTTCGGTCCTCGTGCGGGCTCGCGCCGCTGACGCCATCGGCAAAGCCGGGCTAGCAGGGAAGTCCGGCCCCTTACGACGAGCCCTGAGTGACGCGATGCCGGCCGTGCGTATTGCCGCAATGAACGCGCTCAGTGAAGCCAACGTTACCGACATCATACCCTATCTCATCGAAGTTGCGAGAACGGATGACGGGCCGGAATCCGTATTTGCCTCTGCTGCATTATATCGACTCGGCAAACAGGACATGCTGACCGATATCACAGGAGCGGCGACGCTTCCGGACCCCGATGTCCGCATGGCAGCCTTAGGCATATTGGGACGGCTGAAGCGAGCATCCAGTCTATCGGTCTTGAGCCAAGCCGTGTACGATCCTGAACCGTCTGTTCGTGCATTCGCCGCCGGGGCATTGGGAGACTTTGGACAGGCCGGTGGCGTCGGGCCGTTGACCCATGCCATGGGAGACGAAAACGCACGTGTGCGCGCAGTGGCAGCCACGAGTCTTGGGCGACTGGGCATTCGCGAGAACCATCCACTGCTGCGGGCTCTCACGCGTGATGCCAGCCTGCAGGTACGGGCCAGCGCGGTGGAAGGACTCCTTCGGCTGGGAGACGTATCGGCAGTCGAGCTCGCCGCAGACTTGGCAAAACACCCGGACCCCTCCATCCGAGCTGCAGCGGCCCACACGCTCTCGGCCACATCTGACAAGCAGGCGGTAGCAATTTTACAAACGCTCCTGCAAGATCAGCAGCCACAACCACGGCTCGCTGCGGTGAAGGCATTGGGTAAGAGTGGAGCACCGGTGACGCCATTGCTCAAACAAGGGCTACAGGATTCAGACGTCGCCATTCGTCTGGCTGCTGCTGGCAGCCTTCTCCAACAACTCCGCCGCCCCACGACTGCTCCCAAAGCTCGCTAA
- the glgP gene encoding alpha-glucan family phosphorylase, giving the protein MDNPQTADALSHAIPSGLSRLNELARNLWWSWTPEARRLFEHIDPTLWVLTHHNPVELLASVRPERLKHLAEDPSYMRLYSATLRVFDEYVRNERSWFNTQHSDLKNPTIAYFSAEFGLHRSIPIYSGGLGILAGDHCKEASDLGVPLVGVGFMYPQGYFRQRITPEGWQEAAYAPFNRAESPVHPALTPTGDACRITVEIGNRIVAATVWKVLVGLVPLYLIDTDVPENSPENRALSARLYGGDQEMRLCQEFLLGIGGVRMLRALGISPTVWHANEGHSAFLTLERIRELVEKGSTHADACEIIRHSTVFTTHTPVPAGHDVFPHHLMDRYFAGYWEKLGLSREDFLRLGDTPESQGQGFNMTALAIRMASHVNGVSREHGQVSRQMWRHLWPGLPIEQVPIRSVTNGIHVPTWIAPELNQLYGKYLGPEWMEKSDDTAMWQRVLDIPDQELWAVRQTMKRKLMSFIRERARSGWMQGHLQASQVLTRGTLLDPEALTIGFARRFATYKRATLLFRDLERLKQLLHNQWRPLQLIFAGKAHPADEPGRYFIHEVLSFCDDHKLGGHVAFLENYDMHMAKFLVQGVDIWLNTPRFPLEASGTSGQKAALNGVINLSVLDGWWKEGYNGANGWGIEPLVGNQDIQAQDEHDAQQLYRILEQEAIRLYYQRDLDGIPRGWLQLVKESLRTNAPRFCTKRMVKEYVDNLYAPAMVRAPSTW; this is encoded by the coding sequence GTGGATAATCCGCAGACAGCAGACGCCTTATCACATGCCATTCCATCCGGTCTCTCACGTCTCAACGAATTGGCTCGGAATCTTTGGTGGAGTTGGACTCCGGAAGCACGGAGGTTATTTGAACACATCGATCCAACCCTCTGGGTCCTGACCCACCACAATCCTGTCGAACTACTGGCCTCCGTCAGACCAGAACGCCTCAAGCACCTGGCCGAAGATCCCTCGTATATGCGTCTGTACTCTGCCACCCTCAGAGTATTCGACGAGTACGTTCGAAATGAACGCAGTTGGTTCAACACACAACACAGCGATTTGAAAAATCCCACCATCGCCTATTTCTCTGCGGAATTTGGCCTGCACAGATCCATTCCCATTTACAGCGGCGGCTTAGGCATTCTCGCGGGAGACCATTGCAAGGAAGCCAGCGATCTCGGTGTGCCGCTCGTGGGAGTAGGGTTCATGTACCCGCAAGGATACTTTCGGCAACGGATTACCCCGGAAGGATGGCAGGAAGCAGCCTATGCCCCCTTCAACCGGGCAGAATCGCCAGTTCACCCAGCCCTCACTCCAACAGGAGACGCCTGCAGAATCACGGTTGAAATCGGTAACCGAATCGTGGCAGCAACGGTCTGGAAAGTGCTTGTTGGATTGGTCCCCCTCTACCTTATCGACACAGACGTTCCTGAGAACAGTCCTGAGAATCGGGCTCTCTCGGCTCGACTCTATGGCGGCGATCAGGAGATGCGCCTCTGTCAGGAGTTTCTGTTGGGCATCGGCGGAGTCCGTATGCTTCGGGCTTTGGGCATCTCACCGACGGTCTGGCATGCCAACGAAGGCCACTCCGCCTTCCTCACCCTGGAGCGCATTCGCGAATTGGTCGAGAAAGGATCAACGCATGCAGATGCCTGCGAAATCATCCGTCACAGCACAGTCTTTACAACCCACACACCGGTGCCGGCCGGTCACGACGTCTTTCCCCATCATCTCATGGACCGGTACTTTGCGGGCTATTGGGAAAAACTGGGTCTCTCGCGTGAAGACTTCCTCCGTCTGGGAGATACTCCAGAATCCCAGGGACAAGGTTTCAACATGACGGCTCTCGCCATCCGGATGGCTTCCCATGTGAACGGGGTCAGCCGCGAGCATGGGCAGGTGTCACGACAGATGTGGCGGCATCTGTGGCCCGGCCTCCCGATCGAGCAGGTTCCGATTCGCAGCGTGACCAATGGTATCCATGTGCCAACCTGGATCGCACCGGAACTCAACCAGCTCTATGGCAAATATCTGGGCCCCGAATGGATGGAAAAATCCGACGACACGGCCATGTGGCAACGGGTGCTCGATATCCCAGACCAGGAACTCTGGGCCGTGCGCCAAACGATGAAACGCAAACTCATGAGCTTCATCCGAGAACGAGCCCGGAGCGGCTGGATGCAGGGACACCTCCAAGCCTCGCAGGTCTTAACGCGAGGCACATTGCTCGACCCCGAAGCGCTGACCATCGGATTCGCCAGGCGCTTTGCCACATACAAGCGGGCAACATTATTGTTCCGTGACCTCGAAAGGCTGAAACAGTTGCTGCATAATCAATGGAGGCCTCTCCAATTGATCTTTGCCGGCAAGGCCCACCCCGCCGATGAGCCGGGCCGCTATTTCATTCATGAAGTGCTGAGTTTTTGTGACGACCATAAACTTGGCGGCCATGTGGCATTCCTTGAAAATTACGATATGCACATGGCGAAGTTCCTCGTCCAAGGGGTCGACATTTGGCTCAACACCCCGCGCTTTCCTTTGGAGGCGAGCGGAACGAGCGGGCAAAAAGCCGCGCTCAACGGCGTCATCAACCTCAGCGTGCTCGATGGATGGTGGAAGGAAGGTTACAACGGAGCGAACGGATGGGGTATTGAGCCCCTAGTCGGAAACCAGGACATTCAGGCCCAGGACGAGCATGACGCGCAACAGCTCTATCGCATACTGGAGCAGGAAGCCATTCGACTCTACTATCAACGAGACCTGGATGGGATCCCACGAGGTTGGCTGCAACTCGTGAAGGAAAGCCTGCGGACCAATGCTCCCCGTTTCTGTACCAAACGGATGGTCAAGGAATACGTCGACAATCTATACGCGCCAGCCATGGTCCGTGCACCCTCGACATGGTAG
- a CDS encoding response regulator yields MATILIIDDEESIRNLLKEVLERANHRVLEARDGREGLALYQQNKVDLVLMDILMPGTDGLEATLQLTKEYLDAKVIAMTGAQAERNFLDVAKLFGACRVFEKPFNLDQLMQAVNEELAK; encoded by the coding sequence ATGGCCACGATCCTCATTATCGACGACGAAGAATCGATCCGGAACCTCCTGAAGGAAGTTCTTGAGCGGGCCAACCACCGTGTGCTCGAAGCCCGCGATGGGCGGGAAGGCCTAGCGCTCTACCAGCAGAACAAAGTCGATCTGGTCCTCATGGATATCCTGATGCCGGGAACCGATGGCCTCGAAGCCACCTTACAGCTGACGAAAGAATATCTCGACGCGAAGGTCATCGCCATGACCGGTGCCCAAGCCGAACGAAACTTTCTTGATGTGGCGAAATTGTTTGGCGCCTGTCGTGTCTTCGAAAAACCATTCAACCTCGATCAACTCATGCAAGCCGTCAACGAAGAGCTCGCCAAGTAG